The following proteins come from a genomic window of Geomonas sp. RF6:
- the glyA gene encoding serine hydroxymethyltransferase, producing MSVLETFDPEIASAIRHETERQEYNLELIASENFVSPAVLEAQGSVLTNKYAEGYPGKRYYGGCHCVDEAENLAIARAKELFGADHANVQPHSGSQANMAVYFSVLKPGDTVLGMNLAHGGHLTHGSPVNFSGKLFNIVPYGVTKEDQTIDYEEAERLAIEHKPKMIVVGASAYPRIIDFEAFRRIADKVGAVVMVDMAHIAGLVAAGLHPSPVPHAEFVTTTTHKTLRGPRGGMILCREDYAKTLNSNIFPGIQGGPLMHVIAAKAVAFKEALSPEFKEYQTQIVKNAKTLAAALMARGFKLCSGGTDNHLMLVDLTDTGLTGKVAEEALDKAGITVNKNGIPYDTRSPFITSGIRIGTPAATTHGLKEGEMEVVAGFIADALANVEDEARLAAVKQQVNDLMKRFPLYAGKLA from the coding sequence ATGTCAGTACTGGAAACATTCGATCCCGAGATAGCGAGCGCGATCCGGCACGAAACGGAGCGCCAGGAGTACAACCTCGAGCTGATCGCCTCGGAAAACTTCGTCTCTCCCGCAGTCCTGGAGGCGCAGGGGTCCGTCCTTACCAACAAGTACGCGGAAGGGTACCCCGGGAAGCGCTACTATGGGGGGTGCCACTGCGTCGATGAGGCGGAGAACCTGGCGATTGCCCGCGCGAAGGAGCTCTTCGGGGCCGACCACGCGAACGTGCAGCCGCACTCCGGCTCCCAGGCGAACATGGCGGTGTACTTCTCCGTGCTGAAGCCGGGGGACACCGTCCTCGGCATGAATCTCGCCCACGGCGGCCACCTTACCCACGGCAGCCCGGTGAACTTCTCCGGCAAGCTCTTCAACATCGTCCCGTACGGCGTGACGAAGGAAGACCAGACGATCGACTACGAAGAGGCGGAGCGTCTCGCGATCGAGCACAAGCCGAAGATGATCGTGGTGGGTGCCAGCGCCTATCCGCGCATCATCGACTTCGAAGCCTTCCGCCGCATCGCCGACAAGGTAGGCGCCGTCGTCATGGTGGACATGGCCCACATCGCCGGTCTCGTTGCCGCAGGGCTCCACCCGAGCCCGGTGCCGCACGCCGAATTCGTCACCACCACGACCCATAAGACGCTGCGCGGACCGCGCGGCGGCATGATCCTCTGCCGCGAGGACTACGCGAAGACCCTCAACTCCAACATCTTCCCGGGGATCCAGGGTGGGCCCCTCATGCACGTCATCGCCGCAAAGGCCGTCGCCTTCAAGGAGGCGCTCTCCCCCGAGTTCAAGGAGTACCAGACGCAGATCGTGAAGAACGCGAAGACCCTCGCAGCGGCCCTCATGGCGCGCGGCTTCAAGCTCTGCTCGGGCGGCACCGACAACCACCTCATGCTCGTCGACCTCACCGACACCGGCCTTACCGGGAAGGTTGCGGAGGAGGCGCTGGACAAGGCGGGGATCACCGTCAACAAGAACGGCATCCCGTACGACACCCGTTCCCCCTTCATCACCTCCGGGATCCGTATCGGCACCCCTGCCGCCACCACCCACGGGCTGAAGGAAGGGGAGATGGAAGTCGTCGCCGGCTTCATCGCCGACGCCCTTGCCAACGTGGAAGACGAAGCGCGCCTCGCTGCGGTAAAGCAGCAGGTGAATGACCTCATGAAGCGCTTCCCGCTCTACGCCGGGAAGCTCGCCTAG
- a CDS encoding DNA internalization-related competence protein ComEC/Rec2 — MRAPLFLPLLCAIAGICCAGLFGISAPLWALCAFLSCLLCASWCPHRLPFLVGIAAVSFVWGSLSVEEFLHRDPEWQRHASEKPHLVEGVLASRPEESGGATRLYLRDPVLWSDEEGSVAMQGRLLLYVREGRVRFRSGDRVRFSSRVSVPRSYGLPGESDYPGYLALKGVQGVCFVRRGEEVLLVSREGGWRANLDALAARLGAFIEETVPGVEGGILKALLIGDCSGVSPEIQDAYARSGVNHILSISGFHVGILCLCLFHVLFRVARLSETVTLRLNLRRALLLAALPVTVLYLFLSGCAAATVRSLLMIASLTVALYLKRETDPVNVVTLAACAIIAVAPATLFDVSFQLSFLAVWGLAVLTPFFLPRGEGIKGWRPLFLSVGASLAAILSTAVPAAYHFHRISLAGLICNLVVVPLVGYGSVVLGFASLVSFFLFLPLARLLMVVAGHLVGFADRAVLYFATFPVLEYQPDRLDFALSLLAMCALTFIAPRRIALACTVTLCIVLLWRGAPHAVQGDGRVHALFLSVGQGDAALLRLPDGKTMLVDGGGSFGEGDTRVGERLLVPALLALKVRRIDYLVLSHPHPDHQQGLLPVAARWEVGEFWESGVPCGGREYQQLRWVLASREVPRRVLRGGMAPLLAGGATVEPLWPPPDPEAEGWDENDTSLVLRVRCGKSALLLTGDVGGKAEEELVARGAPLCCTLLKVPHHGSSHSAGDGFLAACAPRVAVVSAGFGNAFHLPAPSTLGRLARHGIDVRRTDLQGSVEAVLAPDGSWAAGTPWEGHFN; from the coding sequence TTGCGCGCTCCTCTCTTTCTCCCCCTTCTCTGTGCAATCGCCGGAATCTGCTGCGCCGGGCTCTTCGGCATCTCTGCGCCTCTCTGGGCCCTGTGCGCGTTTCTTTCCTGCCTTCTGTGCGCATCCTGGTGTCCTCACCGCTTACCGTTCCTGGTCGGAATTGCGGCCGTTTCCTTCGTGTGGGGGTCGCTGTCGGTGGAGGAGTTTCTGCACCGCGACCCGGAGTGGCAGCGGCACGCATCGGAAAAGCCGCATCTTGTCGAGGGGGTGCTGGCGTCGCGCCCGGAGGAGAGCGGGGGCGCGACGCGTCTCTATCTCAGGGACCCCGTTCTCTGGAGTGACGAGGAGGGATCTGTCGCCATGCAGGGACGGCTCCTGCTGTACGTGAGGGAAGGGCGGGTGCGGTTTCGCAGCGGCGACCGGGTGCGCTTCTCCTCCCGGGTATCGGTGCCGCGCTCCTACGGTCTCCCCGGCGAGTCCGACTATCCCGGCTACCTCGCGCTGAAAGGGGTGCAGGGGGTCTGCTTTGTGCGGAGGGGAGAGGAGGTGCTCCTGGTATCGCGGGAAGGGGGGTGGCGTGCGAACCTCGACGCCCTCGCAGCCCGGCTCGGAGCCTTCATCGAGGAGACGGTGCCGGGAGTGGAGGGGGGGATACTGAAGGCGCTCCTTATCGGTGACTGCAGCGGCGTGTCGCCGGAGATCCAGGACGCCTATGCCAGAAGCGGCGTCAATCACATCCTCTCCATCTCCGGATTCCATGTGGGGATCCTATGCCTTTGCCTTTTTCACGTCCTCTTCCGGGTGGCGCGCCTGAGCGAGACGGTGACCCTGCGCTTGAACCTCAGGAGGGCGCTCCTCCTGGCGGCGCTCCCCGTGACCGTCCTTTACCTCTTTCTCTCCGGATGCGCAGCCGCCACGGTGCGCTCGCTATTGATGATCGCCTCCCTGACGGTCGCACTCTACCTGAAGCGTGAGACGGACCCGGTCAATGTGGTCACGCTCGCCGCCTGCGCCATTATCGCCGTTGCGCCCGCCACCCTTTTCGACGTCTCGTTTCAGCTATCGTTTCTCGCGGTGTGGGGGCTCGCTGTTCTCACACCCTTCTTCCTGCCGCGCGGTGAGGGGATCAAGGGGTGGCGCCCCCTCTTTCTCTCCGTCGGCGCGAGCCTCGCCGCCATTCTCTCCACCGCTGTCCCCGCCGCCTACCACTTTCACCGCATCTCTCTGGCCGGGCTCATCTGCAATCTTGTGGTGGTGCCGCTTGTTGGCTACGGCTCGGTGGTGCTTGGCTTCGCCTCCCTTGTCTCATTTTTCCTCTTCCTGCCGCTCGCCCGGCTCCTGATGGTAGTTGCGGGACATCTGGTAGGCTTCGCGGATAGGGCCGTTCTCTACTTTGCCACCTTCCCGGTCCTGGAATACCAGCCCGATCGTCTCGATTTCGCCCTCTCCCTCCTTGCCATGTGCGCTCTCACCTTCATCGCTCCCCGCCGAATAGCTCTCGCCTGCACCGTCACCCTCTGCATTGTCCTTCTCTGGCGCGGCGCCCCGCATGCCGTGCAGGGGGACGGAAGGGTGCACGCTCTTTTTCTCAGCGTGGGGCAGGGGGACGCGGCACTCCTGCGGCTGCCGGACGGAAAGACGATGCTGGTCGACGGGGGCGGGAGCTTCGGGGAAGGGGACACGCGGGTCGGGGAGCGGCTCCTGGTGCCGGCTCTCCTCGCCCTAAAGGTGCGGCGCATCGACTACCTCGTCCTGTCGCACCCGCACCCCGACCACCAGCAGGGACTCCTTCCGGTGGCGGCGCGCTGGGAGGTGGGGGAGTTTTGGGAGAGCGGGGTGCCGTGCGGCGGCCGCGAATACCAGCAACTCCGGTGGGTCCTCGCCTCCAGGGAGGTGCCCCGACGCGTGCTGCGAGGGGGGATGGCGCCCCTCCTCGCGGGGGGCGCGACGGTGGAGCCGCTCTGGCCCCCCCCGGACCCCGAGGCGGAGGGGTGGGACGAGAATGACACCTCGCTGGTCCTGCGGGTGCGCTGCGGCAAGAGCGCGCTTCTTCTCACGGGGGACGTGGGGGGGAAGGCGGAAGAGGAACTGGTGGCGAGGGGGGCGCCCCTTTGCTGTACACTTTTAAAAGTCCCCCACCACGGGAGCAGTCACTCCGCGGGGGACGGGTTCCTCGCCGCGTGCGCCCCGAGGGTTGCTGTCGTCAGCGCAGGGTTCGGAAACGCTTTTCACCTCCCCGCGCCGTCGACCCTTGGAAGGCTCGCGAGGCACGGCATCGACGTACGCCGAACCGACCTGCAAGGAAGCGTAGAAGCTGTTCTGGCGCCGGATGGGAGCTGGGCGGCAGGTACTCCGTGGGAAGGGCATTTTAATTGA
- a CDS encoding GGDEF domain-containing response regulator, which yields MERILVVEDDSFFRKVFTDLLEGEGYAVETASSGEEALEMIENGDYQLVVTDMVMQDVNGLDILSHVKRHDPNVDVIMVTGHANVETAIVALKNGARDYLVKPINHDEFSHIVAQCMEQRRLLDENLELKALLNLFQVSQTIANCLELERIYPLLIDALSKAVGVSRGLGYFCGVGPLTLREVKGVDEEVAHLVGEEILACCDISESAGPLLRLKALPARVQELAPGVKEGVCLCLRHKAVLQGVVVLLNDPGVPIPRDNNSAHLHFLLDQCSLALENAARYSVAKDLLYVDELTGLYNYRYLDVVLEREMRRSERYGSHLSVLFLDIDRFKEVNDQYGHLVGSLVLKEVGDLVRKGVRDVDAVIRYGGDEYTIILVETGIEGAAIVAERIRGMVEKNVFAECEGLALKLTVSLGYACSPEDARTKSQLIDLADQAMYCGKASGRNKAFHISAKGE from the coding sequence ATGGAGAGGATTCTTGTAGTCGAAGACGATAGCTTCTTCAGAAAGGTCTTCACCGACCTGCTGGAAGGGGAGGGGTACGCCGTCGAGACCGCTTCTTCCGGCGAAGAGGCGTTGGAGATGATCGAGAACGGGGACTACCAGCTGGTAGTGACGGACATGGTGATGCAGGACGTGAACGGCCTCGACATCCTCTCCCACGTGAAGCGCCATGACCCGAACGTCGACGTCATAATGGTCACCGGTCACGCCAATGTGGAGACCGCCATTGTCGCCCTCAAAAACGGGGCGCGCGACTATCTGGTAAAGCCGATCAATCACGACGAGTTCAGCCACATCGTCGCGCAGTGCATGGAACAGCGCCGGCTCCTGGACGAAAACCTCGAGCTGAAGGCGCTTTTGAATCTCTTCCAGGTCAGCCAGACCATCGCCAACTGTCTCGAGCTGGAACGGATCTACCCCCTCCTGATCGACGCCCTGTCGAAGGCGGTGGGGGTGTCCAGAGGGCTCGGGTACTTCTGCGGTGTCGGTCCTCTTACACTGCGGGAGGTGAAAGGGGTGGACGAGGAGGTGGCGCACCTTGTCGGCGAGGAGATCCTCGCCTGTTGCGACATCTCGGAGAGCGCCGGCCCCCTCCTTCGGCTGAAGGCACTCCCGGCCAGAGTCCAGGAGTTGGCGCCCGGGGTTAAGGAGGGGGTATGCCTCTGCCTTCGGCACAAGGCGGTCCTCCAGGGTGTGGTAGTCCTTCTGAACGACCCCGGCGTGCCGATTCCTCGGGACAACAACAGCGCCCATCTGCACTTTTTGCTCGACCAGTGCTCCCTCGCCCTGGAGAACGCCGCCCGCTACAGCGTCGCCAAAGATCTCCTCTACGTAGACGAACTCACCGGCCTCTATAACTACCGCTACCTCGACGTCGTTCTCGAGCGCGAGATGAGGCGCTCGGAGCGCTACGGCTCCCACCTTTCCGTTCTCTTCCTGGACATCGACCGCTTCAAGGAGGTGAACGACCAGTACGGCCACCTCGTCGGGAGTCTCGTCCTGAAGGAGGTCGGCGACCTGGTGAGAAAGGGTGTGCGCGATGTGGATGCGGTGATCCGTTACGGCGGAGACGAGTACACCATCATCCTCGTGGAAACCGGGATCGAAGGTGCCGCGATCGTCGCGGAACGTATCAGGGGGATGGTGGAGAAAAACGTTTTTGCCGAGTGCGAGGGGCTCGCTCTGAAACTCACCGTCAGCCTCGGCTACGCCTGCTCCCCGGAGGACGCGAGGACGAAGTCGCAGCTCATCGATCTCGCCGACCAGGCGATGTACTGCGGGAAGGCGAGCGGCAGGAATAAGGCGTTCCACATCTCTGCAAAGGGCGAATAA